One Rosa chinensis cultivar Old Blush chromosome 5, RchiOBHm-V2, whole genome shotgun sequence genomic region harbors:
- the LOC112202002 gene encoding uncharacterized protein LOC112202002: MFGLFNLLRPPRLSLSLSLCATLPLRYSSSRLQPPAYSHGFSLCGKDPLRFSLSHCFFSLTGKEPTHIVKGIEGDWKAGIEEGDWGTKPSTGRRRRLESRD; encoded by the exons ATGTTCGGGCTGTTCAATCTATTAAG GCCACCACgactgtctctctctctctctctctgcgcgaCTCTGCCTCTCCGCTACTCCTCCAGTCGTCTTCAGCCTCCAGCCTACAGCCACGGGTTCTCTCTCTGCGGCAAAGACCCTCTCCGTTTCAGCCTCTCTCACTGTTTCTTCTCTCTGACTGGCAAGGAGCCAACCCATATCGTCAAAG GGATTGAAGGAGATTGGAAAGCAGGGATTGAAGAAGGAGATTGGGGCACCAAGCCGTCGACGGGGAGGAGAAGGAGATTGGAAAGCAGGGATTGA